The genome window CCAAGTGGTTCAATCCCCATGTTCCCCAGTATCCCTTTGACCTCGCAAAGGCCCGGGCCTTGCTTAAGGAAATCGGGATCGAAGACCGAAACCAAGACGGACTGCTCGAGGATGCGGAGGGCAACGTGATCGAGTTCGAGCTCAACACCAACGCGGGCAATAGCCGCCGGGAGAAAGGCTCCATCCTCGTTCAGCAGGATCTGAAGAATCTGGGCATCAAGCTGAACTACCGTCCGCTCGAGTTCAACACCCTGGTGAGCAAGCTCGACTCCGTCTACGACTTCGAATGCATTTTCCTCGGCCTGGTGGCGGAGTCGTCCGACCCCGCCTCCAGCTTGAATGTGCTGCGATCCAGCGGATCCACCCATCAATGGTTCCCGCGGCAGACCTCTCCCTCAACCGACTGGGAGGCACGCATCGATGACCTCATGAACCGTCAGCTCAAGACGCTCGACTCTGCGGAGCGCAAGAAGCTGTTCGATGAGGTCCAGTTCATCCTGGCCGATCAAGTGCCGGTCATCTACACAAGCTCGATGAACGCCTTCGCGGCCTCCCGCAAGGAACTCCGGAACGTGCGTCCGACGGTGAATGTGAACAACGCGCTCATCTGGAACGTGGAGGAGCTCTATCTCAAACCCTGAGACACGCCCCCGCCATCCGCCCGAAACAATGTCCAAACTCCCTACTAGATTCCTTGTAAAGCGGGAATCGAGTTCTCTATAACACGATCATGGTGAAAGTACTAACAGCCGGCGGGCCCATGCTGTGGCTCATTCTGGCAGCCAGCAGCGCTGCAATCGCCGTGTTCGTGGAGCGGGTGCTGCACTACCACCGGGCTCAGATCAACTCCATGGAGTTTCTCAATGGCGTGCGCAATGTGCTCAAGCGGGACAATGTGGTGGAGGCGCTGTCGATCTGCGACGCCACTCCAGGTCCGGTGGCGCGCCTGGTGCGGGTCGCCATCCTCAACCGCGAAAAGGGGCGAGAAGGACTTCGCAGCTCGCTCGAGGAGGCCGGGTTGACTGAAGTTCCCCCGCTCGAGGAACGACTCAACATCCTGGCGACGATCGCCCAAATTGCGCCTCTCATGGGGCTGCTCGGCACCACCCTCGGCATGGTCAAGGTGTTCACGACGCTCCAGGTGGAGAACCTGTTCGCCAGTCGCGAGGTCCTGTTTAACGGCATCTGGCAATCCCTGATCTGTACCGCTGCCGGCCTGGCGCTCGCCATTCCAGCTTACGCCGCCTACAACTACCTCGTTACCCGCGTGAATAACATCGTGCTCGAGATGGAACGAGCCGCGACCGAGATCATTAACATTGTCACCGAACCGCCGCGCTCCGACACATGAGGCTCCCGCGCAACCATAAGATCTTCCGAGGACAGCTGGATGTCGCGCCCTTCGCCGCGGTGTTCTTCCTGCTCGTGATCTTTCTGGTGTTCCACAGCGGCCTCGTGCTCACACCCGGAGTTCCTGTGAACCTTCCCCGGGCAGACGGGCTTCCCGGTCTGACCAATCAGGCCGTGGTGGTGGCCGTCGCGGCCAATGGAATCTGCTTCTACGAGAACCAGGTGACCTCCCAGAACGAACTCAAGACCAGACTCCGCAGCGTCGCAACGGGTCGCGGACCTCTCACCCTCGTGCTCCAGGCGGATCGCGAGGTGCGCCACGAGACCTTGATCGAGCTGTGTCAGATCGCCCGGGATGCCGGGATCGACCAAATCCTGCTCGCCGTGAGGGCTCTGGTGGTGCCACTACCGCTGCCGAGCAAGCCGTGAGATCCCTGTTCCAGATTCCACCCGGAAGCCGGCCCTGGTTGATGGCCGTCGGAACTCTCACGATCATCCAAGCGGTACTGCTGCACTGGGGCACCAAGCAGATCATCGAGATCCGTCCCACCCCCGCGTCGAATACCAAATACTCTCTGGTGCTGGGTGAGAGCCATTCATCGCGGGTGCTGGAACAGTTGGGTCTGGAGTCACCAACCGTCTTTGCTCTGCCGAGCCCGGAGGGTTTTTCAGGAGAAGCGTGGCTGCGCTACCGAACCCCCACCACCAAGCCGCAACCCATACAAGACTCACCGAGTTGGCTCGAGATGGAAACCAACAGTTTCGGCAGCCTTTTCCGTGGTTTTGTGACCCAGCAGACACCTCCGCCCATGCGCGTCGCCGATCTGCAGGTGGTCT of Verrucomicrobiales bacterium contains these proteins:
- a CDS encoding MotA/TolQ/ExbB proton channel family protein; its protein translation is MMVKVLTAGGPMLWLILAASSAAIAVFVERVLHYHRAQINSMEFLNGVRNVLKRDNVVEALSICDATPGPVARLVRVAILNREKGREGLRSSLEEAGLTEVPPLEERLNILATIAQIAPLMGLLGTTLGMVKVFTTLQVENLFASREVLFNGIWQSLICTAAGLALAIPAYAAYNYLVTRVNNIVLEMERAATEIINIVTEPPRSDT
- a CDS encoding biopolymer transporter ExbD; translation: MRLPRNHKIFRGQLDVAPFAAVFFLLVIFLVFHSGLVLTPGVPVNLPRADGLPGLTNQAVVVAVAANGICFYENQVTSQNELKTRLRSVATGRGPLTLVLQADREVRHETLIELCQIARDAGIDQILLAVRALVVPLPLPSKP